The segment tattaccattttgtctgtaatgatatttacgggtgtattcaataccacctcttaataaaaacacgggggggggggggggggggtggtggtatcgtatagactctcattattatcattacagacaaaattaccggttcctgtgattagacaaatattgatttatgttcacaaaataaaaattaaaccaaaatcggaaccaggaaagcttaattgattcccaactacatggaaatggacataagattttaatagtgatattgtttagctacagttcataatgcataagatataattgcaaaagtctatctgttagttggataatatcttgtatacaatataagaatttcataagttaacatcagggacctatatactaactagtatataggttaacatcaacactgttccaagtatctgatttaaatcattacttctttttactggctaacaatttatatttctattaatttgtcttgaaaatgaaaaatccatcgtaccactggacctgttcataaaatgaaattgatccaacttcgccccaaaatcacagattaaacagtggcggatctagacctcactgtgtgtgtgtggagggggggggggcttttttggtcaagaaaaggagatatggttttggtattaaatgttaatgaaaattgaaacatccatacttcttcattatactagcccgaatatttagaaataattgtcaaagtgcacaaatgatcttacaaagatttggcctaaaagcaaaatatgcttgacctggaccatttaaattggctttaaaagtgtttcaggtgttttcccccaaaaagtcactaaaatgattttaaaagatttgagatgaccttatagaaattaacaaattttgcactaatcaaaatttataatccatagttttgaaatgtttgagtggtatgaatggttggtatgagtgattatatatcaattgtacatcttacctttaaaagtatatattatgatgcacttaatttctatttgtacaaataaataaaaaaaaattaagcctaaaaaaaaataatttaaaaaaattattataattcgaggattaatgtgcattaaattatactttgttgtacaatatgaaaaaggtacaaattaaacaaatattagaaagagattacatatcttaatggtagtataagttaaccacattcactagctgcagaattgtagctctctgagaaaatattgggacagatctgtaccaattaatattttctcagagagctacagttctgcagctatgcattcacatgattatgaatttcacaatatttcatatgaatttaaacgtaaaaattaaaatgtatcctttgcctttgtattgggtgatgtacatgtatattgcaacataattttcaatgttcatgctgagaattgctttgccattattttccaaatattaccatataagcctacaatattacatattatgtgtcaaatgaattatttataatattgactgaaatagcatgacatgttgatcatgatatgaaatgcttataaaagtattagatggcaaattacaacctcacaaagtcattcacccagtaattgtagataaggaacaatgagaaacaaagccaggggcttgctgagctgtaaagaacatcccatgtgtattatacacagagggattagttggggtaaaagtcacaagacaaaacctgggtacagatataaaaaaaaaaaaatggacaaagtgaccatgcaaggacaaagtcaatattagaagtttattaaagcataataacaaaatgtcacaggacataatactgatttttatataaattcaggggggaaatctgttccttttgtaaagtttacaaaaatgcatgtgtaaaatatatgttatattttttatgagattgtttttcaattttaaactatagattttgataattattattaaatgcttattccttttatcatatctattgcaaaatatgaattaaaataggattttcttttactgatatagaatactaataggctttgtaatcattgggtttacaaattgctacacaagatctgacatttttcacatagcttctgcgtgcatgcatgtcatttgattccatatcaacatatcaattaataagcaagattcaaaatgtgaaattactttgaaccaaaaaaaaaccaaaaaacacaacaaaaatcttgatgactgataatctgtaatatgcatgatagttcaaattttcttatgaatatatatgtatatcaaatgatatgtcagaacaatcaatttgctattattgtacgtacatgtatatgctttcataattttgctgttgtgtgataatgaaatattgtcaaatttaaaaaaaaatgtgaaattacaatttagtgtccttaggtttgtaatcaagaatgaaggagtaaatgataacccagtggtggatccagaaggggtgctggttcaggaaattttgctaaaataaagtaaaaataacacattttgagggtggaccccctcccttgataaccaaaattaatggtaaaattcccctctctcaaaaattcctggatccatccctgtaagcattagacaatcattaatttgtgattccattattcataatttcttcattggacacatggaggccaactctcacatgtatgtatatagacataattccaattattttgaaaataaagaggtcaaagtaccaaattgaattcaatataaaatatataaagaatatcttatcatggatataaagattaaaacatttcaatcatgttaattgatagatttttaggtcaattgattctctcatgtgacctattgctagtggtcagcttctgttgtgacagtaaacaaaacatcaagcttgtaaatatcatgattcctagggtagaaattctgactccaggaggaaccaaacttgatatatagtgtttatgtgtaaaacatttaaatttagataacatcttccttaatgctattgatgcttttaggtagaacaggtaattgtaaatttcatgacctcgatcagtgataataataataaaatttatatacatgcagccttatataaaacagtttattactctaaggtgttttacaagggcaagaagaggaaatgcaacaataaaatagaattaaatgacattatgacaacttatacatgtatctgtaaattaaattatcaaaataaaacactatgattaagatcaatagctaaaagttggttggtttttgggtgggttttttttttttttttttggtatttgataattaaaaacgcagtttatatatacatgttagaatctaaaggttttgatactagctttaaaatagatggaaccaaaatggtcatagtaattacatgtctttatgatttaaaagaatccttctttaattttgttgacactagaatattataaatgatggatgcattgtcaagaaaaacagaaagatgtacaaaaattgtgacacttgcaactccagggttctgattcaaggtcagatccaaatagtgttaaaagtgtatatcaagtttataattgtaaaatgtttcatcagtatagatgattttgggggaatgaattacaccttatattatacttctactgaatattagaatttagcatataaatgcatgcctagagcaagaaaagttactgtattatatagatttcattcatattgaggttagtaatacttttaactaaataactcaggtgactggtaaggtcagtgtcttgttgatatttttgatgtgtgtatgcatgtacgtgtatgtgtgcgtgtgtgtgtgaaatacaaaaaaatccagaaagatttgtttcagagttttgagtagtgatcagttttagcaatcatcaacagctagggtatgaatctgtacactcatctttgttaatttctaaaaagacttaaattgcatttcaaaagtagtcaagtgttatgtgaaggagatttgaggAACAGATGTTCCTGCTGaatgtgtgtgatcatacatttggggtgtcaatggatggaaaatcatctgaagattgaagttttgaagaaattgaaatacttttttgaatattaatcaatcttattttcattctaaaatcatgtactcaaaggaattttctttcaattacatatgtaagtgcaataaattgaattatttttctatttctgacttacatttaaaacagttatgtttgtcattttgtttctcaaagtagaaaatattttcatgtagatttttcttccaagattattattccttagatttcaatttagaacattcaagtaaaagaaaataagactctaaaaaaggaggtctccatgtgaattgagagaaagaaacggaaattataaattctgtggtgacattaaatttcatttcataattttgccagctataaaataaggtacatgtatgatatgagattcagggtggtacatttatgtgcatacatgtaccttgtatctccaattgaaaattgattgctttaaatcaatttcaacattatgaatatcctacaaaagtaaaacataatgagatttaaagtttaaaaaacacattgtttcactcctgaaaccttgacctcacatggatatatattggtatttagtgttggtaggttttggttcttttggggtggattttggataatgtagtgaatttcagttagttgtagcacagtaacatggagtgagcttgcttgcttcctgatatctagtcaatcactttttaagacatacatattttcaaactcgcattgcacatatttgtttacatttttgttagAAGTGTTTTATATcctcattatatatctcatcttcatatatagatgtgtatattgtttgcaaaaagaggagacatcaaaattcctaataaaaatgataattacatttaaatcataattgtgcacttcatgtactttttacatgcaaattcatttcatataattatatggtttttgtactttctgtccatatctgtaagtatgtctgtcacaaagtcttaaattgtgcattaaaatgcttctcctcctgtatggattatctgataaacttgaaactttgtacaatgcttcattgccatttgcagatgtgcacattgttgggagaggatttattgttatcctaaaagttatagtggttcgatccaagagggatgcgggtgtaaaatagcttgtgaccatttctcctagttgcaaacaatattggagagtcttgaattttttttttacaatacttcattatcatttaatgatgtctagatttctctgacccaggaatctaatattttcctaaaatctacagtggatcaaaaacaagtatttttaagtgttgttttttttaccctttattgaataatctttgtaaaattgcatgtgcaaaagtaaagatgctttgaaaattcaattacaaaattaaacatttcactggtttgttaaggtacttactacactaaagctttatgacactatgttacaagatggcgatttaaatgttttgggaaagtatttgtatcgatcgatttattcgtctataacacggtagctaagtggttaattaataaagcattggacaagagacagacagagagagagagagagagagagagagagcattgggctggtgaactacagatcttgagctcaaatccaccagtcttttgttcatgtgttgaaatacacacttattgtatatcttctggatcttttttaaaatattaaatcaatttgtactgatttgaaaaactatttcccggtgtagtgagccaccttaaatgtaaacataaaaagactccagtctttgtttacataacgcagaatgaaggctaaaatattgcttttattcctgcatccagaaggttaaaattttggctgtcaacacaGATTTAgtcatacttttcatgtttaacattaaaaaaaaaatgaaaacaaaattttcaaaagaaaaaacaaaaacgtaaacgtcctgcttgagaatttttcacttgtatggagacgtcaccattgccagtgaagggctgcaaaatttaggtctatgctcggtgcttatgcccctttgagcaggtgtggattaatattgtgtcacacatttaggtaatgtcatataactgtaaacaatgtctctagaggatttgggtgttgctcaaccggaaatttaataaattaatgcataagattgggtcatacttctttttggactagaacatccaggactgaactttcttaaggtcgagatgtctgttaaccgtttattcgtatttacctgtcaaagtctttttgacgcttaaggtataggagaaagtactttgacttcagaatgaatgtgattgtcagagggagaatgatggaccgaagcatgcattttgtaaaatgattcttgtgttgttaaatcttcgagaatcttgttggagatgtctgattcggttcacgaaacaacttagcatcatctagcagtagcagatttcaccgtaagcacttaattaacactaattttaatatattgtaactgtaagctaggctattccaaaattccacaacatatcagaggaaccgataatttagcctgtacataatgataagagtaggggtatataccacacacccctaataaaagcactgggattactgaatcagaatgacaattggggtgggtgacgataaaagcagaattttcgaattattttgaagcgaagttttgagtaagaaatggtgccattccttttgggttatttttttcattggggatggtaccataaggcgtactattattattacagacaaaaataccggttcctgtgaatattcacacctgacgacctgtaaagggttgtCAATAGTGAATAtgaacagctgcatgtaaataagttagtgttctaactgcataatttaataccgttcaattttattctgatatttttgtgatagggttatatgtatacatttaaaattgcatgggaaagagtttagtaatgcagagctctaatataatttaatttctcatgttgtttagacatttatccattaacacatgtataggtctacataatttaggagtgtaattactagatataaagttaatgtcattccttagcttgcaagtacattcttaagaatcatgacaaacaacactctttaagatacaattttctgctttattactgtattcatgggataaaagtccccatcctgtgttttatttgggatatttattcccattcatgctcaaataggatattcactgccatttcatgttcattatgggacatttcctcctatgggacattgtatcccattttaaatttaaatacgggagttaaaatcctatgggagaaattatattttttctcccatgggatttttggtgggagtgaaaatcccccaagtgggattaaaaatccctccaaaatcccatgggattttttgatttcaggtgaaatatcttaaaaactacaatagttacaagtgtaaatgttggtgcatgtcttgtggacataaaatcccatctttttttgtaaagggtttatttgtatccttaataaaagggttggcgaaactccggacttttgtcgtgtccggagttaaatgtcgcactgttttttcaaggttttcttactaagtgatactacgaccttggcatcttcctctcatcatgatgatcaaatgtaAAAAGTTGTAAAAAGTTCGGTCTGTATTTAGctcacaaggtccggacagacagacggacgacgccataccataatacttCGATAAACATCTGATGCATATTTATACTTCTCTTTACGGTTTAgtaaattttaggaaaaacttAATCTAACATATCAATGTAAGTCATTGTCATATAAAACAACAGCAGAGATACAAAGATAAGATTATGTCGAGTTTAAATAAAGAAATGCGAAATCGAACAGTCAGTATGCTGCAAGCAGGCGTTAGTCAGCGGGAGGTCGTAATACGTTTTAATCTTCATTCCTGTACAGTAAGCCGTTTGTTGTGACGATATCGTCAGACAGGATCAATAAATGATCGCCCAGGACTGGTCTACCATTTGTGACAACGCTACGTCAACAAGCGTACACACGTCACTTGCGTGATGTTGCGACCACGGTGAGGCAATGGTAGGTCAAATCATCCTAGAATAGTACCTAGCTTATAGAATATTGAAACGTCAAGGGATCGGCTACAAATTGCAGTGGACCAGATAGAGGGTAAATCAATGTCAAAACTGGACATGAGGCTTGTTCTCCGACGATTCTCTatacatttaacatacatatcaGCTAGTTAGTGTACCCACTCTTAAAATTGGTTAAAAGTAATGATTACataaatctaaactaaaactcagtctttaaatatttgactCTCGTGTTTATTTTGACACCATTCATTTTGCAAATCATTTTATGCTATGGAAAATGCGCATTTTACTGGTAATTGTATCTTAGTTAAATGGTAGAATATTTACAAGTGTGTATTTGCCTTGTTACAgtgtatctatgtatgattGCACAATATTTCCCCTCTACCAGTGCGCCCGagtcttgataaatatattatccCGCGGTTCGCTAGTAAAAGCGGGAAAATGATGCATTCACGTTATAGTAGCGTGTTTTGATAAAGTTGTTGTAATGTTCCGGATTCCGCACGATTTGGTTTTGTATGTTAGTATATCTACTTCCGTAATAATTAGTTGTAACCGCATGGAGCTGCGTTATAACTCTGATTTATTCGAGTGAATACACAACATATCTGGCGATGAGGATGACCACCGGTCGTATAGGAAGACTCGACGTGTTCGATCCAGCAATCGAAACGTGGACGACTTACGAAGAAAGGTTGGATAATTACTTCACAGCAAACGAAGTGGACAACGACAAAAAAGTTCCCGCGCTTCTGAGCCTCGTGGGGCCCAAAACGTATGCACTGTTAAGGGACTTAACGGCACCCGACTTGCCAAAGTCTAAGACATATCAAGAACTCACAAAAGCATTAAAGGACCATCATTCACCGAAACCATTAGTGATTGTCGAAAGATTTAGATTTCACAAGCGTGACCAGAAGGAGGGAGGGAGCGTGCGTGAGTACATTGCTGCTCTTCGAAAACTCAGCGAACTCTGTGAGTTTAAAGATGTTTTATATGACACATTAAGGGACAAATTTGTGTGTGggttaagaaatgaacaaataCAAAAGAAACACATATCCCCTACGTCCGGTATCAACAAGCTTAGCACGTATAAAGACAAGAAAAAAGGTCACCAAAACAAATCTACGGCAGCCCAGCAGTGTTATCGAAGCAATGGAAGCCATGCCTCGGATGCCTGCAGATTTATCCAGGAAACGTGTAGGCAGTGTGGAAAAAGGGGACACATACAACGAGCTTGTCGTTCAAAACCATCTGTGAAACCAGCAAAAAAGAACAACAGGAAAAATATACACGAAATGGAAGTGTCAGATGATTTTGAACCAATGTTTTCACTAAGTGGCAGCGCTATGGGAGGATTCAAGGATGCAATTTGGATAAAACCCCATGTGAATGGAAATGAATTCCCTATGGAACTGGACACAGGATCAGCAATGTCGGTTATCAACAGCGAAACCTACGGTAAAAAATTTCCAAACGTAAGGTTGACAGACGCCGACATTACCCTTAGAACATACTCTGGAGAAAATATCAAGCCACTGGGTGTGTGTTCAGTCAACGTAAAAATGGATGATCAACAACAACAATTAAAGTATGTAGTTGACAAGGGGGGACCACCCTTATTTGGTCGTGAGTGGCTAAGAAAACTAGACTGGGCCGAAATCAAGGCATTGGAGACTAGCAAACAAAGTGTAAGGGGAGTACTTGAGAGATACAAAAACGTGTTCACTGATGATCTGGGAATGCTGAAGGACATATCTGCAAGAATAAAAGTACAGGAGTCTGCAACACCCAAATTTTGTAAAGCTCGAGTTGTACCATACTCGTTGCGCCCCAAAGTCGATCAGGAACTGGACCGTCTTATCAAAAAAGGAATCCTTAGCAAGGTAGAACACAGTGAATGTGTTACCCCCATTGTTCCTATTCCAAAAAAGGATGGATCTGTGAGAATTTGTGGTGACTTCAAGGTCACAGTTAATCCTGTCTTGGATGTAGAACAGTACCCACTGCCAAAAATTGAAGACATATTTGCAAGTTTGGCAGGAGGAcaaaagtttacaaaattgGACTTGAAAAACGCCTatttacaaatgacaatgagGGAACAGGACAGACCATACCTTACAATAAACACTCACTGTGGACTGTTCCAGTATCAGAGACTCAAGTTTGGAATAGCCTCCGCCCCAGCAATATGGCAGAGAGCCATGGATACAGTTTTGCAAGGACTAGAAGGAGTACACTGCAATATGGATGATATGATCATAACCAGGAGAACGGCTGAGGAACATCTAGAAAACTTGGAACAAGTTTTGAAGCAACTCAATCGTTATGGATTAAAAGCAAATGTTGCTAAGAGTGAGGTCATGAAGGACAAAATCGAATTTTGTGGCCATGTTTTAGACGCAGAAAGTTTGCACaagacatcaaagaaaattgaGGACGTACTGAATGCCCCTGAACCAAAGAATGTGTCCGAACTCAGAGCCTTCCTGGGACTTGTGAATTACTATGGACGTTTTATGGAGAACTTGGCTACTCACTCAGCACCATTGTATAACCTTCTTAAAGACAATTCTAGATTCATTTGGTCAGAACACATGCAAATTGGCATTTCAGAAAATCAAAGAACTTGTGACGTCAGACCAAGTACTGGTCCATTATGATCCGCAGAAACCTGTAACGCTAGCAACAGATGCCTCACCAAATGGTCTTGGAGCCGTACTGTCTCATACGATGTCTGATGGGTCTGAAAAGCCAATTGCGTTTGCATCTAGATCTCTTAGTCCAGCGGAGAAAAAGTATGCGCAAATCGATAAAGAGGCACTAGGATTGGTGTGGGGAGCGAAGAAATTTCACACATACTTGTATCGGAAAAGGTTCACCCTAGTGACTGATCACCAGCCGCTAGTATCTATTTTCAATCCTGCGAAAGGATGTCCTGTGACTACTGCAGCAAGACTGCAGAGGTATGCGCTCTTTTTATCTGGGTTCCATTATGACATTCGATATAAAAACCACAAAGAAACACAGCAACGCTGATGCACTATCAAGACTTCTGGTACCAATTGGAAATGAAGAATTGAATGAAGAATCATATGATGTAACTGAACTGTACATGATTCAGCAACTCGACAGCCTACCTGTTAGTAGTAAAGAAATTCAGAGAGAAACTGTGAAGGACACTACTCTGAAAGTGGTATATGACATGAATGCATCAGGATGGCCAGCATCTGCAAATAACCTGAATGAAGCCCTAAAGGCATACTTCACCCGCAGGAATGAAATCTCCATTTATCAGGGATGTTTATTTTGGGGAATTCGTGTTATCATTCCTCAGAACATTCGTTCCCGTGTCTTAGAGGAACTTCACGAGGGACACTCTGGGATCGTTAAGATGAAAACTGTTGCATGCATTCTAGTATGGTGGCCTGGTATTGACAAAGACCTAGAAACTCTTGTAAAAAGCTGTAAAGGGTGTCAAGACAACCGACCCATGCCACCAGAAGCACCTATTCACCCATGGGAATGGCCCCAACGAGCATGGCAAAGGATACATGTAGACTTTGCTGGTCCATTCCAAGGAAGTATGTTCTTAGTTGCAGTTGACGCATTCTCGAAATGGCCTGAAGTAGTCCAGATGTCAACGACAACAGCGGACCGCACAGTGGATGTACTGCGTAGAATAATTTCAAGAAATGGTCTACCAGACTCACTTGTCTCAGACAACGGACCACAGTTTGTGTTTGAAACCTTCCAAGACTTTATGAAGTACAACGGATTCGTCATGTGACTTCCGCTCCATATCACCCGAGGACAAATGGGCTAGCAGAGAGACTAGTCCAGACACTGAAACAGTCGATGCGTGCATCAAAAGTGGAAGAAGCATCTATTACGAAACGACTTGCCAACTTCCTGTTGACGTATAGAACTTCGCCGCATTCAACAACAGGAGAAACACCTGCAAAGCTTTTCATGGGACGTGAACTATGTACAAGACTTACACGGCTGAAACCAAATATTCGCAACACAGTAGAAGCGAAACAAGAGAATATGTGTTACCCGCGCACATCTGAACCTGCCCGTCAGTTCAAAATCGGTGACAATGTTGCTGTTCGTGACTATCGCTGCAATAGTGAGAAATGGATTCCAGGCAAAATTGATTCTAAAACAGGACCCCTTTCGTACAAGGTGGGAATTACACCTGGCACATGGCGAAGTCATACTGATCAGATCCGGTCCGCAGATTTCTCTAATTCTCCTCAAAGCCACGGAACTTGAATTGTGATCAACCATTAATATCGTCGTACGATACTACTTCAGCCATAAGAAATCTCGGACGACCATGTTGTTGGACAGCAGGACAAGGGCAATTTAATCGAGACCGATATTTGTGCACCTGAACCGCCTCGGCCAACTTCGGCAACCGCTGAAAAACGTTACCCAGCCCGATCCACGCGAAACGTTTTGCCAAAACGTTACCAGGACTGATGAAAAACTGTAATTCTATAtacatgcaaaattttgaatagttAACATTTTAATCTAGTCAAAGTCTAGTCAAGACTCTCTTTTGGAAGTTAGTATGcaaatgttcattttttaaaaaatgtattccTTTCATTTGACTAGTGTGAATTATTTGTTTATCACATTTAAAGGGGGAGGAATGTAATGTTCCGGATTCCGCACGATTTGGTTTTGTATGTTAGTATATCTACTTGCGTAATAAATAGTTTGTAACCGCATGGAGCTGCGTTATAACTCTGATTTATTCGAGTGAATACACAACGTTTTGTTAGGCTGGTCACTTTCTAGCCGGCGTTCATGCAGATAGGACAAATTTTGCTATTTTCAGTTCTTATCTAGCATTTTATATCTTTGTAAAGTGTGAGGTCCGTCACACTCTCCCTGTATCATGGAGCAAAGACATCGGATACAGGTTTCCTAGAATTTTTCACGATTATTATCGTTTTATTTCTAGGTTTTTCCTGGCCGACTCTGGTGTTCACAAAGGGGATTAATGTACTATTGAATTTAAATGCA is part of the Ostrea edulis chromosome 2, xbOstEdul1.1, whole genome shotgun sequence genome and harbors:
- the LOC130051423 gene encoding uncharacterized protein K02A2.6-like, yielding MRMTTGRIGRLDVFDPAIETWTTYEERLDNYFTANEVDNDKKVPALLSLVGPKTYALLRDLTAPDLPKSKTYQELTKALKDHHSPKPLVIVERFRFHKRDQKEGGSVREYIAALRKLSELCEFKDVLYDTLRDKFVCGLRNEQIQKKHISPTSGINKLSTYKDKKKGHQNKSTAAQQCYRSNGSHASDACRFIQETCRQCGKRGHIQRACRSKPSVKPAKKNNRKNIHEMEVSDDFEPMFSLSGSAMGGFKDAIWIKPHVNGNEFPMELDTGSAMSVINSETYGKKFPNVRLTDADITLRTYSGENIKPLGVCSVNVKMDDQQQQLKYVVDKGGPPLFGREWLRKLDWAEIKALETSKQSVRGVLERYKNVFTDDLGMLKDISARIKVQESATPKFCKARVVPYSLRPKVDQELDRLIKKGILSKVEHSECVTPIVPIPKKDGSVRICGDFKVTVNPVLDVEQYPLPKIEDIFASLAGGQKFTKLDLKNAYLQMTMREQDRPYLTINTHCGLFQYQRLKFGIASAPAIWQRAMDTVLQGLEGVHCNMDDMIITRRTAEEHLENLEQVLKQLNRYGLKANVAKSEVMKDKIEFCGHVLDAESLHKTSKKIEDVLNAPEPKNVSELRAFLGLVNYYGRFMENLATHSAPLYNLLKDNSRFIWSEHMQIGISENQRTCDVRPSTGPL
- the LOC125679829 gene encoding uncharacterized protein K02A2.6-like, translated to MTFDIKTTKKHSNADALSRLLVPIGNEELNEESYDVTELYMIQQLDSLPVSSKEIQRETVKDTTLKVVYDMNASGWPASANNLNEALKAYFTRRNEISIYQGCLFWGIRVIIPQNIRSRVLEELHEGHSGIVKMKTVACILVWWPGIDKDLETLVKSCKGCQDNRPMPPEAPIHPWEWPQRAWQRIHVDFAGPFQGSMFLVAVDAFSKWPEVVQMSTTTADRTVDVLRRIISRNGLPDSLVSDNGPQFVFETFQDFMKYNGFVM